The Zobellia alginiliquefaciens genome contains a region encoding:
- a CDS encoding carbonic anhydrase, protein MNLDTVFENNEKWIAEKLETDPDYFGQLAEGQNPELLYIGCSDSRVTAEEVMGAKPGEVFVHRNIANMVISIDLNVLSVVKSAVDYLKVKHIIVCGHYACGGVKAAMQSQDLGVLNPWLRNIRDVYRLHKEELNQIEDESKKYDRLVELNVKEQCVNLIKTAVVQKAFRDHGLKVHGWIFDVHTGKLIDLKIDFEGYLKNIMEIYHLD, encoded by the coding sequence ATGAACCTAGATACTGTTTTTGAAAATAATGAAAAGTGGATTGCTGAAAAATTAGAAACAGATCCGGACTATTTTGGGCAATTGGCAGAAGGCCAAAATCCGGAATTGCTATATATTGGTTGTTCGGATAGTAGGGTTACGGCAGAAGAAGTGATGGGCGCAAAGCCAGGTGAAGTCTTTGTGCATCGCAACATTGCGAATATGGTAATCAGCATTGATCTTAATGTACTTTCTGTTGTAAAGTCCGCCGTAGATTATTTAAAAGTAAAGCACATTATTGTTTGCGGTCATTATGCTTGTGGCGGCGTCAAAGCCGCAATGCAATCACAAGACCTAGGTGTACTGAACCCATGGTTGCGTAATATTCGTGACGTGTATCGTCTTCATAAAGAGGAACTCAACCAGATTGAAGACGAATCAAAAAAATACGATAGGTTAGTAGAGCTTAACGTAAAAGAACAATGTGTAAACCTAATTAAAACAGCCGTGGTACAAAAAGCATTTCGTGACCACGGATTAAAAGTACACGGTTGGATATTTGATGTCCATACCGGAAAATTAATAGACTTAAAAATAGATTTTGAAGGTTATCTCAAAAACATAATGGAAATCTATCATTTAGATTGA
- a CDS encoding carbonic anhydrase family protein, protein MKAHTKETQATMTPEKALTFLKEGNQRFQQNLKANRNLLEQVNDTSEGQWPFATILSCIDSRVSAELVFDQGLGDIFSIRIAGNFSNEDILGSMEFACKLAGTKLVVVLGHTSCGAVKGACDHARLGNLTALINKIEPAVEAVTEPADESLRNSKNLEFVDKVSEKNVLLTIDNIRQQSPVLAEMEDKGEIKIVGAMYDISNGEVVFY, encoded by the coding sequence ATGAAAGCACATACTAAGGAGACACAAGCAACAATGACTCCTGAGAAGGCATTAACCTTTTTAAAAGAAGGCAACCAACGTTTTCAACAAAACTTGAAAGCCAATAGGAACCTTTTAGAGCAAGTAAACGATACTAGTGAAGGACAGTGGCCTTTTGCCACTATATTAAGTTGTATTGACTCTAGAGTTTCAGCAGAATTGGTTTTTGACCAAGGTCTAGGTGATATTTTCAGTATTCGTATTGCCGGTAACTTCTCTAACGAAGATATTCTGGGCAGTATGGAGTTTGCCTGTAAACTTGCCGGTACCAAACTTGTTGTTGTATTGGGCCACACTAGTTGTGGTGCTGTAAAAGGGGCTTGTGACCATGCAAGATTGGGGAACCTAACAGCTTTAATCAATAAAATAGAACCTGCAGTAGAGGCCGTGACCGAGCCCGCGGATGAAAGTCTGAGAAATTCAAAAAATCTTGAATTTGTAGATAAGGTTTCCGAAAAGAATGTCCTTTTGACCATAGACAACATTCGCCAGCAGAGTCCGGTTTTAGCCGAGATGGAAGACAAGGGCGAGATTAAAATTGTAGGTGCTATGTATGACATATCTAACGGAGAAGTCGTATTTTATTAG
- a CDS encoding universal stress protein: MRRTRHKIAVFSDLTDSMLSLLKSSVSLAQMIDGEIEVFNVTKPTQIIGKDNQLSAIRTINREYILTDKRMRDIVSPISEDYGVPISYTSTFGNVKAEIARYLSDNEPDVIVLGRKKIKPFNTINDRITNFVLRTFKGSVMIVSEQNSIEPGKKIGIGMLNCSGELNNSPFSETLFTCANSPLKSFNIIDSSKTQMQPFQFLGQKTVNYVFDYNQNTIKTLPTYLSMSNIDLLFIERKRKENHSIPAISNMYDMAKKLGVTLMITGEKRTNYEYQSNLQIA; the protein is encoded by the coding sequence ATGAGAAGGACCAGACATAAAATAGCGGTATTCTCAGATTTGACGGACAGCATGCTTAGCCTTCTTAAAAGTTCGGTTAGCTTGGCACAAATGATTGATGGTGAAATAGAGGTTTTTAACGTGACAAAACCTACCCAGATCATAGGCAAGGACAATCAACTATCGGCAATACGCACTATAAACCGTGAGTATATTTTAACCGATAAGCGAATGAGAGACATCGTATCACCAATATCAGAGGATTACGGGGTTCCTATTAGCTATACCAGCACTTTTGGCAATGTAAAAGCTGAAATTGCCCGATATTTATCGGACAATGAACCTGATGTTATTGTTTTAGGAAGAAAAAAAATAAAACCTTTCAATACAATAAATGATAGAATCACCAACTTTGTCTTGCGTACTTTTAAAGGATCTGTAATGATTGTCTCGGAACAAAACAGTATTGAGCCAGGCAAAAAAATTGGAATTGGCATGCTCAATTGCTCAGGTGAATTAAATAATTCCCCTTTCAGTGAAACCCTTTTTACCTGTGCCAACAGTCCATTAAAGTCTTTCAATATTATTGATAGTTCTAAGACGCAGATGCAACCCTTTCAGTTTTTAGGGCAGAAGACCGTTAATTACGTATTCGATTATAATCAAAATACAATAAAGACGCTCCCTACTTATCTTTCTATGAGCAACATAGATTTATTATTTATAGAACGAAAAAGAAAGGAAAATCACAGTATCCCCGCCATATCAAACATGTATGATATGGCAAAAAAACTAGGGGTCACCCTCATGATTACCGGTGAAAAACGAACCAATTATGAGTATCAAAGCAATTTACAAATAGCATAA
- a CDS encoding SulP family inorganic anion transporter, whose product MFKTFKSDLPASVVVFFVALPLCLGIALASGAPLFSGVIAGIIGGVVVGALSGSKIGVSGPAAGLAAIVLTAIGTLGGFENFLVAVVLGGIIQVVFGILKAGVIGYYFPSSVIKGMLTGIGIIIILKQIPHFFGYDPDPEGDWAFFQVDGENTFSEIINTVNNISPGATLVAIIGLSILLLWDKVLSKKGKIFQLIQGPLVAVAVGIIFFVLTQNSEALAISSEHLVKVPVPEDAASFIGQFSFPNFAAIANPAVWVTAFTIALVASLETLLCVEATDKLDPEKNVTPTNKELLAQGAGNILSGLVGGLPITQVIVRSSANIQSGGKSKLSTIMHGFFLLISVILIPTLLNMIPLSVLAAILFIVGYKLAKPALFATMYKLGWKQFVPFIVTVLGIVFTDLLIGISLGLAVGIVVILLKSYQNSHFLHIEDVSNGKHKIKMTLAEEVTFFNKGAILKELDSLPRDTYLELNLLKTRYLDIDIIEILDDFSVKAKERNIDIQLVSKRGVIENPPSFSEFFRTRPKSKISLS is encoded by the coding sequence ATGTTCAAAACTTTTAAGAGCGACCTTCCAGCAAGTGTCGTAGTATTTTTTGTGGCCCTACCCCTATGTTTGGGTATTGCTTTGGCCAGTGGAGCACCATTATTTTCAGGTGTAATAGCCGGTATAATTGGCGGTGTAGTTGTAGGAGCACTTAGTGGCTCAAAAATTGGTGTAAGTGGACCAGCGGCCGGATTGGCAGCGATTGTCTTAACCGCTATTGGCACTTTGGGAGGTTTTGAAAACTTCTTGGTTGCCGTAGTTCTAGGTGGTATTATTCAAGTTGTATTTGGTATTTTAAAAGCAGGAGTTATTGGATATTATTTTCCTTCTTCTGTGATAAAAGGAATGCTGACCGGTATTGGTATTATTATCATATTAAAACAGATTCCCCACTTTTTTGGTTACGACCCTGACCCAGAAGGCGATTGGGCTTTTTTCCAAGTAGACGGAGAAAACACCTTTTCTGAAATCATCAACACAGTTAATAACATTAGCCCCGGGGCTACTCTAGTTGCTATCATTGGGTTATCAATTTTATTATTGTGGGATAAAGTTCTTTCAAAAAAAGGAAAAATATTTCAATTGATTCAAGGGCCATTGGTTGCCGTTGCCGTAGGTATTATATTTTTCGTTCTGACTCAAAACAGTGAAGCTTTGGCAATTTCGTCCGAGCATTTGGTAAAAGTTCCAGTCCCTGAAGATGCTGCCTCGTTCATAGGCCAGTTTAGCTTCCCAAATTTTGCAGCTATTGCAAATCCCGCAGTTTGGGTTACAGCTTTCACCATTGCATTGGTAGCAAGTTTAGAGACCCTATTGTGTGTTGAAGCAACTGACAAGCTAGATCCAGAGAAGAATGTAACACCAACAAACAAAGAACTACTTGCGCAAGGTGCTGGTAATATACTTTCTGGTTTAGTTGGAGGTTTGCCTATTACCCAGGTAATTGTACGTAGTTCTGCAAATATACAATCTGGTGGAAAATCAAAATTATCTACCATTATGCATGGCTTTTTCTTGCTGATTTCCGTGATTCTTATTCCAACTTTATTAAACATGATTCCTTTGTCCGTATTGGCTGCAATCCTTTTTATTGTAGGCTACAAACTGGCAAAACCAGCACTTTTTGCAACAATGTACAAATTGGGATGGAAGCAATTCGTTCCTTTTATTGTTACCGTTCTAGGTATTGTGTTTACCGATTTACTTATTGGTATTAGTTTAGGATTGGCTGTTGGGATTGTTGTTATTCTATTAAAGAGTTACCAGAACTCACATTTTCTTCATATTGAAGATGTTAGCAATGGTAAGCACAAAATAAAAATGACCCTTGCAGAAGAAGTAACCTTTTTTAACAAAGGAGCAATTCTTAAAGAACTGGACAGTTTGCCAAGGGATACTTATTTGGAACTAAACTTACTTAAAACCAGATACCTGGATATTGATATTATTGAAATTTTAGATGATTTTTCGGTAAAAGCGAAAGAGCGAAACATAGATATTCAATTGGTATCAAAACGTGGTGTAATAGAAAACCCACCTAGTTTTAGTGAGTTTTTCAGAACAAGACCTAAATCTAAAATAAGTCTAAGTTAA
- a CDS encoding tetratricopeptide repeat protein, translating into MKNILLILISFLTFTVSAQNNALFDKATEAYNVGEYQKAVDSYLEILSNGKHSAELYYNLGNAYYKLNQVAPSIYYYEKALLLKPNDSEIKNNLGYAQNMTLDAIDQIPVTGLSKIYNSIIGSLTFDQWAYVSIIFMVLFVLLYIAFYYFNYSSRKRLAFIFSIISLLIMITSVVFAFLQYNEFKADRPAIVFAKEASVKAEPNKRGLEAFALHEGTKVNVIEELNDWKKIRISDGTTGWIPSEDIKTLKDF; encoded by the coding sequence GTGAAAAACATACTTCTCATACTTATTTCCTTTTTAACCTTCACGGTTTCCGCCCAGAACAATGCGTTGTTTGACAAGGCTACTGAAGCCTATAATGTGGGTGAGTACCAAAAGGCAGTAGATAGTTATTTAGAGATTTTAAGCAACGGCAAGCACTCCGCGGAACTCTATTATAACCTGGGAAACGCATACTATAAGCTCAACCAAGTTGCTCCAAGTATCTATTATTATGAAAAGGCACTTTTGCTAAAACCTAATGATAGTGAAATCAAGAACAATCTAGGTTATGCCCAGAACATGACCCTAGATGCTATTGACCAAATACCGGTTACCGGACTTTCTAAAATTTATAATAGTATTATAGGCAGCTTAACTTTTGACCAATGGGCCTATGTCTCCATCATTTTTATGGTGCTTTTTGTTCTATTATATATAGCGTTCTACTACTTTAATTACTCCTCCAGAAAACGTCTTGCTTTTATCTTTAGCATAATTTCACTTTTAATAATGATAACCTCCGTGGTTTTTGCTTTCCTGCAGTATAACGAGTTTAAAGCAGACCGGCCGGCTATTGTTTTTGCTAAAGAAGCCAGTGTAAAGGCCGAGCCAAACAAAAGAGGTCTAGAAGCTTTTGCACTTCATGAAGGCACGAAAGTCAACGTTATAGAAGAACTAAACGACTGGAAAAAAATCCGCATTTCTGATGGAACTACAGGTTGGATTCCATCCGAAGACATAAAGACATTAAAGGATTTTTAA